From Glycine soja cultivar W05 chromosome 4, ASM419377v2, whole genome shotgun sequence, the proteins below share one genomic window:
- the LOC114410545 gene encoding 3beta-hydroxysteroid-dehydrogenase/decarboxylase-like → MTHATPFSSNASRSTPQTLITPSSLPFPRSPPPPLAPPTPSSAPPSMSSTAPSTTSPPPTSGSLTATSTAGSAVPPCASAANSPPQESSTARSTSLVAASLAFVDARREKRRHLVEMLIRHKEYYIRIVDLEVNIVLELAEQLGLLGQALHSGRAQYVSLDFCNKAQVLKALEGVEVVFHMAAPNSSINNYQLHHSINVQGAHNVIDACMELNVKRLIYTSCLVYPSFPSIFFDDVHGIHNGNETMPYVHSPNDHYSATKAEGEALVIKANGTNGLLTCYIRLSSIFGPGDRLSMSSLVAAARKGESKWC, encoded by the exons ATGACTCACGCGACTCCTTTCTCCTCCAATGCTTCACGCTCCACCCCACAAACCCTAATAACACCCTCCTCGCTCCCCTTCCCTCGATCCCCTCCCCCGCCGTTGGCTCCGCCTACGCCATCCTCGGCCCCACCATCTATGTCCTCGACAGCTCCATCCACGACCTCCCCTCCCCCAACATCTGGCTCATTGACTGCCACTTCAACCGCTGGCTCCGCAGTCCCTCCATGTGCGTCAGCTGCGAATTCGCCACCGCAGGAGTCCTCCACGGCAAGATCTACGTCCTTGGTGGCTGCATCGCTGGCATTTG TGGATGCACGTCGTGAGAAGAGGAGGCATTTGGTGGAAATGCTAATTCGTCACAAGGAGTACTACATTCGCATCGTCGATTTGGAAGTCAACATTGTTCTCGAGCTTGCCGAGCAGTTAGGCCTTCTCGGCCAGGCCTTGCACTCTGGCCGAGCCCAATATGTCTCCCTGGATTTTTGCAACAAGGCCCAAGTTCTAAAAG CGTTGGAGGGAGTTGAGGTAGTGTTCCACATGGCTGCTCCAAACTCTTCCATTAACAACTACCAGCTTCATCATTCCATCAATGTGCAAG GGGCGCATAATGTCATCGATGCTTGCATGGAGTTGAACGTGAAGCGTCTCATTTACACTAGCTGTCTCGTTTACCCTAGCTTTCCCAGCATCTTCTTCGATGATGTTCATGGAATTCATAATGGAAATGAAACAATGCCTTATGTGCATTCA CCTAATGATCATTATTCAGCAACGAAAGCCGAGGGTGAGGCATTGGTTATTAAAGCTAATGGGACTAATGGGCTCCTAACGTGCTACATACGCCTTAGCAGCATTTTTGGGCCTGGTGATAGGTTGTCGATGTCTTCACTAGTTGCTGCTGCCAGAAAAGGGGAATCTAAG TGGTGCTGA